The following coding sequences are from one Actinopolymorpha sp. NPDC004070 window:
- a CDS encoding M56 family metallopeptidase, producing the protein MIASVLVVLVCAGMYGWSAPVLARSLSPAMATRLLVPAGMAVSTAVWFVLAVTAFTWIGQDAEIAELGPWSPQRVRALAPIAPGIAEIALGILAVVCVRTVLRLVARTRALLRIHRLCGGLGRPGAVVVVDSDVPDAFTTPEATGRIIVTSGMLATLTDDERAALVAHERSHLRHRHSWWILAAEVAAAANPFLSRTSQAVRHAVERWADEDAAVDVADRRLVARALARAALTRQAHTRALSAPSDSAATAAVGGDVPTRVQALMDPPTRHVRAGVAALVALLVVVTTAGAVVERQGEHLFEEATTTSAPHH; encoded by the coding sequence GTGATCGCTTCGGTTCTTGTCGTCCTGGTCTGTGCGGGAATGTACGGCTGGTCCGCGCCGGTGCTGGCCCGCAGCCTGTCCCCCGCCATGGCGACCAGGCTGCTGGTCCCCGCCGGCATGGCGGTCAGCACGGCGGTGTGGTTCGTGCTGGCGGTCACGGCGTTCACCTGGATCGGCCAGGACGCGGAGATCGCCGAGCTCGGCCCGTGGTCGCCCCAGCGAGTACGAGCACTGGCACCGATCGCGCCCGGGATCGCCGAGATCGCCCTCGGCATTCTTGCCGTGGTGTGCGTACGGACGGTTCTGCGGCTGGTCGCGCGGACCCGCGCGTTGCTGCGGATCCATCGCCTCTGCGGGGGGCTCGGGCGACCCGGCGCGGTGGTGGTGGTCGACAGCGACGTGCCCGACGCGTTCACCACGCCGGAGGCCACCGGGCGGATCATCGTCACCAGCGGCATGCTGGCAACGCTGACCGACGACGAGCGAGCGGCCCTCGTCGCACACGAACGGTCCCACCTCCGGCACCGGCACAGTTGGTGGATCCTCGCCGCGGAGGTCGCCGCCGCGGCGAATCCGTTCCTCTCTCGTACGTCCCAGGCCGTACGCCATGCGGTGGAGCGCTGGGCCGACGAGGACGCCGCTGTGGACGTGGCGGACCGGCGCCTCGTCGCACGGGCGCTGGCCCGGGCCGCCCTCACCCGTCAGGCACACACCCGGGCACTCTCCGCGCCGTCCGACAGCGCCGCGACCGCGGCGGTCGGAGGTGACGTACCCACCAGGGTTCAGGCGCTCATGGACCCGCCCACCCGGCACGTGCGTGCCGGTGTCGCCGCTCTCGTCGCGTTACTGGTCGTGGTGACCACGGCAGGAGCCGTCGTCGAACGCCAGGGTGAGCACCTGTTCGAGGAAGCCACCACCACGTCGGCACCGCACCACTGA